The genomic window atagcaaaggccttgctggctatttcctacttttccatttcacagctttcaagagctaaaagctcccttgtgcagaggcactgtgccttgcagatagcagccatggaggactatcaaattcctaggcaaacagagttctcttgaattagcccattttaatctggccggagtgacttagaatgccgttgctaagaatgctgatgatttctccttcaaagaggtggttgtagatgccaggagaaaggaggtgccaaacgataggtaacggcctgtccctcatgtttctctcttgccacagatgacagaagcagcagcagtctccgccccggctccctctgctcctggagaagaagccaaagaggagcaaaaggagcaagacgaccacgagcctgcagctgtggtcacagcagagcctgatgcttccaagggagtaagtgccagttgtgggtggtgctgtctttagtgcaaggcagagctgcaagtttctgagcagccagcacttgctgttgctggctgaggatgctgagtgctggaatcccgcaggacgcggccatttcctgcaggcagggacagctagaaattggcctttggcctgtcaccttcaggcacccaagagctgggggctgcggctcagcttctgcctgcttggctcagtgaagctctgtctctgggcttctgcagggccgtggccaagggcacaggtgctcgtgctgggggtcacagggctttctttagttgttttccctttgtgcaaaggtgtgtttggcttgtggaagtgttctgcagttttctggagcagttcttcgcttgtacagtctcttttggcttttgaaaagcggcaaggagatgattgcgttgtccatgaagctggggcaggccattcttgtggggtgaggccaaaggaagcaagtgcctcgtagggaaggcttcttgccaggcaaaaagcagaaggggcaagtttctgtgggtgcgttttggtatgaagcctgcagctttggaaatggcattagtggctcgggtgggggtgaagctgcaagtccttgactgctgtcttgtgttgctgagaaggggaaggatatcttggaattgtggctgctgtatttgacgtcaaaggggcaagtttgtggtgggggagctgcgtgggcccaaaggacccaggggtgccggtcaagagcagctgaaggtgggccagcgcgtggccagggagccaagaatgccaagggcatcctggcctgtgtcagcaagagtggggcagcaggagcagggcagtgagcgtccccctgggctgggcagcgctgcaggcacagctgggagtgctgtgcccagttgtgggcccctgtgaagcagaaagtccttgaggggctggagcgtgtgcagaggaggacacgggagctggggaaggctgtggagtgcaaggccaaggaggaggtgctgagggagctttagcctggacaacgggaggctcgtcagggcccttcaggcacacttccatagatccatagaggacagcgctcaccccaaggcctgcttccctgccaaacatccccgctctgcatccatgtgctttagccacctgagcaggtgacacttccaatttgtggtttcttggcttgctaggaggagaagcactgctgattttctctcttcccagcaagcaaagatgcttctgcacaagctttcctgcccttttcctgcaccgaatgggattctgatccacttttagttttccatgtctgacgcagcaatagcaaaggccttgctggctatttcctacttttccatttcacagctttcaagagctaaaagctcccttgtgcagaggcactgtgcctggcagatagcagccatggaggactatcaaattcctaggcaaacagagttctcttgaattagcccattttaatctggccggagtgacttagaatgccattgctaagaaagctgatgatttctccttcgaagtggtggttgtagatgcgaagagaaaggaggttctaaaccataggtaacggcctgtccctcatgtttctctcttgccacagatgacagaagcagcagcagtctccgccccggctccctctgctcttggagaagaagccaaagaggagcaaaaggagcaagacgaccacgagcctgcagctgtggtcacagcagagcctgatgcttccaagagagtaagtgccagttgtggctggtgctgtctttagtgcaaggcagagctgcaagtttctgagcagccagcacttgctgttgctggctgaggatgctgagtgctggaatcccgcaggacgcggccatttcctgcaggcagggacagctagaaattggcctttggcctgtcaccttcaggcacccaagagctgggggctgcggctcagcttctgcctgcttggctcggtgaagctctgtctctgggcttctgcagggccgtggccaagggcacaggtgctcgtgctggaggtcacagggctttctttggttgttttccctttgtgcaaaggtgtgtttggcttgtggaagtgttctgcagttttctgcagcagttcttcacttgtacactctcttaAGACACAGTggtcttttggcttttgataagctgcaaggagatgattgcgttgtccatgaagctggggcaggccattcttgtggggtgaggccaaaggaagcaagtgccttgtagggaaggcttcttgccaggcaaaaagcagaaggggcaagtttctgtggatgcgttttgggatgaagcctgcagctttggaaatggcattagtggctcgggtgggggtgaagctgcaagtccttgactgctgtcttgtgttgctgagaagaggaaggacatcttggaattgtggctgctgtatttgacgtcaaaggggcaagtttgtggtgggggagctgcgtgggcccaaaggacccaggggtgccggtcaagagcagctgaaggtgggccagcgcgtggccagggagccaagaaggccaagggcgtcctggcctgtgtcagcaagagtggggcagcaggagcagggcagggagcgtccccctgggctgggcagcgctgcggccacagctgggagtgctgtgcccagttgtgggcccctgtgaagcagaaagtccttgaggggctggagcgtgtgcagaggaggacacgggagctggggaaggctgtggagcgcaaggccaaggaggaggtgctgagggagctttagcctggacaacgggaggctcgtcagggcccttcaggcacacttccatagatccatatGGGACAGTGCTGACTACAAATGctatttcttctgcaaatatCCTCTCACagcatccaagtgcttttgaCACTTTTTTTGGTGACTCTTTCATCTtgtggtttcttccttttttaggagGAGATTTCCTGTTCAGGTTCTCATTTTTCAGCAAGGCCAGGTGgttttcctccatcttttctgcccttttccgTGACTTGTCAAGATTCTgctaggtttttcttttttaaaaggtgaCATTTCTGGAGGATGCATTATATTTGCATGAGAACACATTGTTTGGGGCTGCGAGCTcggtgcagaaggagctgttctggtgccaGGCCAGTCAATAGGGCCTTTCACTTTGCGTTCATATTGACAGTACCTCTGcctttttgcagcccagggaatcagTAAATGTGGTGTTTTGAAATTGAGCGGGAAATCAATGCTCTTGCATTCCAGCTTgtcctcagagatcagaggagctgggaggggctgggctttatttctgattacagcccctttagcactctcagtgttgtcaagtcaaagagaagcacttggccaagcacagatgctgcaagaatgccattcccagtgcaatgctcTGGATCTGGTTGCATTCCATAAGGACCTAAATGCTCCAGATTCCCCGGGAGTGTGGTTTATTGAAGCAATAGGAGAGCAATCTCAGGATTGCTGCTGATCAGGGCAATGGCTACCAAGtgtgtgtagcaacagaaaCTATAGTTAAGAGAGATTATAAGAGTGAGTTCTATctttctatctatctatctatctatctatctatctatctatctatctatctaatctatctatcatttgcataattgaatcttcttggctctggtccAAAGCAGTTGGAGGTGCAAACTTCACCtaaagcatccctttcaggagaggattagagacACGTTCTGTTGACCgattctgagcaggcagagctgtttccccctccagatatggtggtttttttccccctcagagctgttttcctcctccggcctcttcttcctgaagccCCCAGTTAATTCTTtgattttctgcctgtcccagagaggtggaagaattccatgttttaggtggtgaagagaacatgaactccagaagtgtctctcataaagggtgagctcacccaggaagccacctgcagaggcaggatggagctgtgggactgggctgggtgtcagtcactactgaaagacaaacaggacatggcaggagcagagggaggccctcaccagatccctgagaaatgccacaccttccctgtcagctgcctgagaggctgttggagcttcagccccagatggcccctgattgtagtgccagggtcactttggaatctgtgcctccccacgggcagagaatgacccaggagagcagcagcacagtgctctgggaacgtgtgagcccatcagtccttgagtcttagcccacaaatgtcctatggaaagttgaaacccatcttctcttgctttctgtgcagatccttccagagaaagagcaggagcagattgagttatcagagatgccatgccagactcagggagagctgagagcccgagagcaggaagagcagctcaggcagcaggtggaagagccacaggagaatggccaggtaagcctgactcgccaggtgtcagagggaaagggcaggaagaagggcataaaacagagctcttgggagtgaggaggccaggagtcccagaggcactgaaagcacagagccttggaatctgcagggaTCAGCACTGAGACAAGAGGGTTCCATTAGAAGCAGGTGTGGgtagggaagcagaaagaaggggctgaataaatgtgattttgaggctgcaagaggaaaaagctgagccttatggcagctcccagtcacttgctctgcatttgtgtgtacagaatatcaaggcagagccacaagcagagctgcccgaagctcagagtgccatcagagaagtgaagaagaggaaccaGGAAGAGACAAGAAGAATTCAAAAGGAGATgaatctccatcagcagaggggtgatcaacaaaaccaggtgaCTGAAAGAGTGGCAGTCACTCCACTTGTGAAAGATCCTCTCTCTCGTATTTTAGAGAacttgaaggaacagctggacacagactttcagaaagctcacgCTAAGATCAtggcaagggagaagaggcaggaggaagaaatgaaaatcatcagagaaaaacttaatcccctccctcaggctctacaaaagcaagtgagtgaaagagggatagccactgcagtcaccaaactggtggtttctgcccttctggccttcccagtgcagagcagcagggagcggggtgatgcctctgagtgccatcctgctctagtgtgtatcacagtcactcagaaggacatttcctggtgtgctgaatctcagctgctgccctggacagtgggacttgtcctttggccttttggccagcagtcatccaaattgattcctgctggcctgttcctgctctccttgtttcttgaggtgtttttacaggggaatatggtgacccagatggaggattgaaacaagctgtctgtatcccttgtaaatctgttctttcctcacagtcagtgactcttgactgacagggacaagctgtagtctctgactgctttgttctgtttgactcgAGGTGCAAGTGTTGACATCTCACCGGGCAGCCGGCAAAGACTTCCGGCAAATGAGTGGCAATGAAGAGCCCCGAGGCGAgcgtgaggcacaggaactgtccccaccaaaggtgctacaggttgggcatgacctgaagatggtgcaggaaaagaagacacAGTGGGGGGAGGACGAACActtgaacaaggagctgcacgtgtgtctgaagcccttggagggggaaaggaatccttgagaggaagtagaatggtcattgtggcagtgatccttcagaaaatccattaaaatggACCATGAATCTGGCCATCCACTCGAGTAGAACtagcctttggttttgacccatccagtctgagaagtggacatcagaaaaaacccacttaagagCGCTGCATGTTGCTGacagcaccttcctaagggcttgcatttgaaatggaatctcaggctaatctctgccagccacctttctgacataaactcatttcttgtcccagatctacaagggctttgtcaccaaacctgctgcagcagcagcatggtctaaaggagcctttgctctccaccctgagaagcggagccggggcggtttgttcatctccagtgctgacccagctgctgctcagcaacaggagatcaaggatgactccctggagctacggagtacgtctgctgtatttcttgtctgagggacagtctattgtgtgcaggtgtcagcatagctgtaccaaatgtttttcctgagtttggtgtcccagggacatttagagacatttccccacaggaactgctgtagaaaagcagtctctgtgctggccacctgtgctgcagagctgtctgcctggttgttgttgttacccagccgaacacaaagggttcaaagcttcaggctctgggtctgtcttttgaatctcctggaagctgggatctctgctttaaagtgagcatcttgcattttgtttccctcagggaaaatagtgaacatggaaaatcctgtGATGAAATACACGGAACTGGAACATATTGGCAGAGGGTGAGTCCAACCACAGTTACTTCTATataaccatgggccaggtgtttttctggtggaatatctatgcagtgtgaagtcagaacagctgcaaacagacatctatccccatgttcagacactggggatagattgtcccatctctcagtgctgctccgaaTTTGTGAGTGTGCCCAGAAGGcattggcagagacacctccatgctgccaagttcctgcctgcagcaaggaacaggacctGGAAGATCTCCTTGTCTCACAAgtgtgggacagttctgtgttgatttcctgagcatttttgtatatctccaaatcatacagccacactaataaaaggggaagaaacgtgcttgcctgaaagagcaacctactccctgatagctgtcagataacagttctcaggaacatttctttccaaaagattgctgaaggaaatactccatggtcaggataaaaactgcacagtttagaacctgaaacccaaggtgaaagaaggagctctccttaggagctgaggcagaaaacagcaacacttcagggacaggcccagtgcccatgcacttgagaggaaaatgcatcatctgccttcgggcagagcccgcctgcatccagcaggttttaggcatttgcagcagagatctcctctgtggactggctttcactgcaagatctaaatgtcttctcctttctttgctgcttttttgtttctaggacttttggagatgtttgcatagcacttgacaatgccacaggagaacaggtaaatgtcaacatctcccgcaggtcctctggtgtgagcagctgtggctggagctttgagtagagctgtgctgaaaaggcacaagaagcacagactgctaccagcctgcaaaatacatttgggacagtctttgtccttctcagctgccagaaggaaggcaaggagggcagcagttcctttcagagaaggatgtgctcattcgctctccattgctaaaacaaaggtggtgcctttgagcatctcactgctctttggggctacggcttcagagtcctgaattcTCACTTCTGGCTGCCAGgaaatgcatctgaaagttactggtagttccttagccacctgcagtgcCGCACTTGGCAACTGCACGTAGGGAGAGATCTGCACAGCATCCCTAAAAGCCCTAAGTCCTGCCCATAGCCCAAGATGTATCCACAGAGTATTAAGGCATGgattacttcttctgaatcccagacaaagcagcagggagtgtgctcagagctttgtgggtgatagctgagacaccacagttaccaagtggacaaggcaaaacctcagtggccacgtgtcctgtaagtggcctccaagggagcagagaaatgggctgttgcaatgtcagttcctaattactgcaatgcccaatcacaaggcagtttggcacagctcggctgtggcattgcaaaatCACTCGCTCCATGTGCCTTGCGGTCTTGTGCCGCCAACTTCTCAAGTTACtcattttcaatgtcattttaggtggccataaagaaaataaatctccaagaactgaggaagaaggaactaaaAGTCAATGAACTCACGGTCATGAAGCCAAATAAGAATCCCAACCTGGTCAACTATTTAGACAGGTGAgttgttgtgaatgtttgtttacatattgcaaacatgcatggtaaaattccactttgttcactggcagaaaatagagctgtaattattggttAAATATTactgctctgctcatctccagtggatgggaagagagtgcatcTTGTCTGCATGAGTCTTCCCTGGTACACAGAGTTTGAAAATGATTCAAAAACCTGCATCTGTCATATCTTACTGAATCAATAGCCTGTaagttcacagccaccacattgttttggggcttgatttttttcaagagtcctcttacgtccagataaactaacatggatttcccttggattgtgtcccctcttttccattactttgcatgccaggaagactaggtgcttatttccagaaacacgcagtttgacaggtttttgatctgttcctaacctgcagtttttacttgctggcaattgaagacatctccttttttcacagctgtgcctttcttcttgagacagattgcaaacaatgcacagcctagagggaatgtctattcctttcattctgtcctagtcacaaaggg from Vidua macroura isolate BioBank_ID:100142 chromosome Z, ASM2450914v1, whole genome shotgun sequence includes these protein-coding regions:
- the LOC128822401 gene encoding serine/threonine-protein kinase PAK 3-like, whose amino-acid sequence is MPCQTQGELRAREQEEQLRQQVEEPQENGQNLKEQLDTDFQKAHAKIMAREKRQEEEMKIIREKLNPLPQALQKQVQVLTSHRAAGKDFRQMSGNEEPRGEREAQELSPPKVLQIYKGFVTKPAAAAAWSKGAFALHPEKRSRGGLFISSADPAAAQQQEIKDDSLELRRKIVNMENPVMKYTELEHIGRGTFGDVCIALDNATGEQVAIKKINLQELRKKELKVNELTVMKPNKNPNLVNYLDSYRVDGQLWLVMEYMDGGTLSDVISETYLSEDEMAAISRECLQGLDFLHSNHVIHRDVKSSNILLRTDGSVKLADSGLFVQLTPEQSQRSSVASTSGWMAPEVVTGQPCGPKVDIWSLGIVGIEMAEGEVPYWNETPVSHISICCRFGCIRREEEGNQFRNLTSSETCHFGLQPCLTFFTCFLNNVGALSLNLNS